Proteins found in one Desulfovibrio sp. genomic segment:
- the fdnG gene encoding formate dehydrogenase-N subunit alpha, whose amino-acid sequence MQVSRRGFLKISAVGISGLAAVQLGIDLTPIKAYAAATKLEGSKEAISICPFCSCGCNVLVHSKDGKIINVEGDPDFPISDGGLCAKGASLKSLHMSPERLTKPLYRAPYSDKWEEKDWGWMMERIAQRIKEQRDKDFKVKNAQGQTVNRVESLFHLGSSQVSNEEAAVLHQMVRALGIVHFDHQARICHSPSVPALAECFGRGAMTNHYNDIMNADAVLIMGSNCAEHHPMTFKWVLRAKENNNAVVMHVDPKFSRTSARSTFHVPIRSGTDIAFLGGMIKYIIDHKKYFEEFVLEYTNASFIVGSKYSFKDGVFSGFDPKTKTYDKSTWAFEKDAQGMVKRDKTLKDPRCVFNVMKAHYDRYTPETVSKVTGVSKEDLLRVYEAYAATGRPDKAGTVIYALGWTQHSVGVQNIRASGLIQQLLGNVGIAGGGINALRGEPNVQGTTDHALLYGYLPGYHSTPSTKWPTLESYLAANTPKTADPMSVNWWGNRPKYFISLLKSWYGEHATKENDFCYAYVPKLDAGVDYSHLYIFDRMYKGGITGGLCFGHNPCQSIPNTHKVRKAWDKLDWLTIGDVFHNETTDNWHRPGVDPKKIKTEVFLLPSAYRAEKEGTISNSGRWMMWHYKAVEPRGQSRDMGSIFVELMNRVKGLYSKNGGAFPEPIIHADYPEKFEAEEVTRRVNGYFTRDTVVNGKEYKKGQLVPGFASLMDDGSTSSLCWVYCGCFSEKEGNLSKRRDLTQTARQAKIGLFPGFSWAWPMNRRILYNRASVDKNGVPYNPDRVVIAWEDGKWVGDVPDGGNPPMAQKGGTYPFIMTTDGHSQFYGPGREDGPLPEHYEPAETPLVQNPFSAQMHNPCMKVIESDMDKLAKHGDPRFPIVLTTYSLTEHWCSGSETRNAPPLLEAEPQQYVEMSHELAKEKGVKNGDVVIVESLRGKTEAVAMVTVRVRPFKVMGKTLHLVGMPFCFGWSKPKCGDSTNRVTLSIGDPNTTIPEYKACLVNLYKAEKATEL is encoded by the coding sequence ATGCAGGTATCTCGTCGTGGTTTTCTCAAAATATCCGCAGTCGGAATTTCCGGCTTGGCTGCGGTGCAGCTGGGTATAGATCTCACGCCGATCAAAGCTTACGCCGCTGCCACAAAGCTTGAAGGATCAAAGGAAGCCATATCCATTTGTCCTTTTTGCTCCTGTGGCTGTAACGTCCTTGTTCATTCCAAAGACGGCAAGATCATCAATGTTGAGGGCGACCCCGATTTCCCCATCAGTGATGGCGGGTTGTGCGCCAAAGGGGCCTCGCTTAAATCTCTGCATATGAGTCCAGAGCGTCTGACCAAACCTTTGTACCGTGCGCCCTACAGCGACAAGTGGGAGGAAAAAGACTGGGGCTGGATGATGGAGCGCATAGCGCAACGCATCAAGGAGCAGCGCGACAAAGATTTCAAGGTCAAAAACGCTCAGGGGCAGACGGTCAACCGCGTTGAAAGCCTGTTCCACCTGGGGTCTTCGCAGGTTTCCAACGAAGAAGCCGCGGTATTGCACCAGATGGTCCGGGCACTGGGCATCGTGCATTTTGACCATCAGGCGCGCATTTGTCACAGCCCCTCGGTACCCGCCCTTGCAGAGTGCTTTGGCCGTGGTGCCATGACCAACCATTACAACGACATTATGAACGCTGACGCCGTCCTGATTATGGGCAGCAACTGCGCAGAACACCATCCCATGACCTTCAAATGGGTATTGCGGGCCAAAGAAAACAACAATGCCGTTGTCATGCACGTTGACCCCAAGTTCTCACGCACCTCGGCTCGCAGCACTTTCCATGTGCCCATCCGGTCCGGCACGGATATCGCCTTTCTTGGCGGCATGATCAAATACATCATTGATCATAAAAAATATTTTGAAGAATTTGTGCTGGAGTACACCAATGCCTCCTTTATTGTTGGCAGCAAATACAGCTTCAAGGACGGTGTTTTTTCCGGCTTTGACCCCAAGACAAAAACCTACGACAAATCCACCTGGGCTTTTGAGAAAGACGCTCAGGGAATGGTCAAACGCGACAAAACGCTGAAAGATCCCAGATGCGTTTTTAATGTAATGAAGGCGCATTACGACCGCTACACGCCTGAAACCGTGTCAAAAGTCACGGGCGTGTCAAAGGAAGACCTGTTGCGGGTGTATGAGGCCTATGCCGCCACCGGCAGGCCTGACAAGGCTGGCACGGTAATCTATGCTCTGGGCTGGACGCAGCACAGCGTGGGCGTGCAGAATATCCGCGCTTCGGGGCTGATCCAGCAGCTGTTGGGCAATGTGGGCATTGCTGGCGGCGGCATCAATGCCTTGCGCGGCGAACCCAACGTGCAGGGCACCACGGACCACGCCCTCCTGTATGGGTATTTGCCGGGCTATCATTCCACACCGTCCACAAAGTGGCCCACGCTTGAAAGCTATCTGGCGGCGAACACGCCCAAGACCGCAGACCCCATGAGCGTCAACTGGTGGGGCAACCGCCCAAAGTATTTCATTAGTCTGCTTAAATCCTGGTACGGCGAGCACGCCACCAAGGAAAATGATTTTTGTTATGCCTATGTGCCAAAGCTTGATGCCGGGGTGGATTATTCCCATCTGTATATCTTTGACCGCATGTACAAGGGCGGCATTACGGGCGGGTTGTGCTTCGGGCACAATCCCTGCCAGAGCATCCCCAATACCCACAAGGTGCGGAAAGCATGGGATAAATTGGACTGGCTCACCATCGGTGACGTGTTCCACAACGAAACCACCGACAACTGGCACCGCCCCGGCGTTGACCCCAAGAAAATCAAAACGGAAGTGTTTCTGCTGCCTTCTGCCTACCGCGCGGAAAAAGAAGGTACCATCTCCAATTCTGGCCGATGGATGATGTGGCACTACAAGGCTGTGGAGCCGCGCGGGCAAAGCCGCGACATGGGCAGCATTTTTGTGGAGCTTATGAACCGGGTCAAGGGCCTGTATTCCAAGAATGGCGGCGCGTTCCCCGAGCCGATCATCCATGCCGACTACCCGGAAAAGTTTGAGGCAGAAGAAGTCACCCGCCGCGTAAACGGATATTTTACGCGCGACACCGTGGTCAACGGCAAGGAATACAAAAAAGGCCAGCTTGTTCCTGGTTTTGCCAGCCTTATGGACGATGGATCCACTAGCTCCTTATGCTGGGTCTATTGCGGTTGTTTTTCAGAAAAAGAAGGCAACCTCTCCAAGCGACGCGACCTCACCCAAACGGCGCGTCAGGCCAAAATTGGCCTTTTCCCCGGTTTCTCATGGGCCTGGCCCATGAACCGCCGCATCCTCTACAACCGCGCCAGCGTTGATAAAAACGGAGTGCCCTACAATCCCGATCGTGTCGTTATCGCATGGGAAGACGGCAAGTGGGTTGGTGACGTGCCCGACGGCGGCAATCCACCCATGGCGCAAAAAGGTGGTACGTATCCCTTCATAATGACTACGGATGGTCATTCCCAGTTTTATGGGCCGGGGCGTGAAGACGGCCCCTTGCCCGAGCACTACGAGCCAGCTGAAACTCCCTTGGTGCAGAATCCGTTTTCGGCCCAGATGCACAACCCCTGCATGAAAGTCATTGAAAGCGATATGGACAAGCTCGCCAAACACGGCGACCCGCGCTTCCCCATTGTGCTCACAACCTACAGCCTGACAGAACACTGGTGCTCTGGGTCGGAAACACGCAATGCCCCGCCCCTGCTGGAAGCAGAGCCCCAGCAATACGTGGAAATGAGCCATGAACTCGCCAAGGAAAAAGGCGTGAAGAATGGCGATGTGGTGATTGTTGAAAGTCTGCGAGGCAAAACGGAGGCGGTGGCAATGGTCACCGTGCGCGTTCGGCCCTTCAAGGTGATGGGCAAGACCCTGCACCTTGTGGGCATGCCCTTCTGCTTTGGCTGGTCAAAGCCCAAGTGCGGCGATTCAACAAACAGGGTGACGCTGTCAATCGGCGACCCCAATACCACGATTCCAGAATACAAGGCCTGCCTGGTTAATCTGTATAAGGCTGAAAAAGCAACTGAACTGTAA
- a CDS encoding LysR family transcriptional regulator has product MRPTVRIHLWLEEEDAMVFGYGRVMLLDKVEECGSLRKAATSLGMSYQAAWKKIRATENALGVELVRRPQCKSDGMSLTPEGLMMRNSFKHWYSAVESCALAQAEQIFPWHLRCFTTNKQL; this is encoded by the coding sequence ATGCGCCCTACCGTTCGTATACATTTGTGGCTTGAGGAAGAAGACGCCATGGTTTTTGGCTATGGCCGCGTGATGCTGCTGGACAAGGTTGAAGAATGCGGGTCGTTGCGCAAGGCCGCGACCAGCCTTGGGATGTCGTATCAGGCGGCCTGGAAAAAAATACGTGCAACAGAAAACGCGCTTGGTGTTGAGCTTGTGCGCCGCCCCCAGTGCAAGAGCGATGGCATGTCGCTTACCCCTGAGGGTTTGATGATGCGCAATTCTTTCAAACACTGGTATAGTGCTGTGGAAAGTTGCGCACTGGCACAGGCGGAGCAGATATTCCCCTGGCATTTGCGATGTTTTACAACAAATAAGCAATTATAA